A segment of the Lepus europaeus isolate LE1 chromosome X, mLepTim1.pri, whole genome shotgun sequence genome:
tatgtatacatatatacatgcatatatatattctatatatacatatatgtataatttgtaaattatataaaatttccaaTTCTTCAATTCATGCTCTAGGACATCACCAGACTCCTTTTTGTATTGACAAGCCACACCTACCATTTTCTCTTTATTAGGATTTATTCAAAATTCCCCTCATTTTCTCCTCTTAACGTGGCACAACTCCTTCCAAGAGGACAGATTAGTGCTGGCTTCCTAAACATTCCTTCAATTTGTTCAAAGTACAAAACATCTGGCTGGGGCTTGCATTATGGCCAAGCAAGTTAAGCCttagcctgagatgccagcatcccatatggctgcatttccagtcctgactgctctgcttcctatccagatccctgctaatggcctggggaaagcagctgtagatggcccaagttctggatacccagcacccatgtgggagacccagaagaaactcttggttcctgactttggcctggttcagccctggctgttgaggtcatttggagagtgaaccaccagatagaagattctgtgtctgtctgtctgtctgtctcttcccgtctctttgtaactttgcctttcaaataaataaataaatcatttttaaccttttttataaaaggtttttaacttttttaaaaaagatttatttatttacttatttgagaggtaatgttacagacagagagagggagagacagagagaaaggtctcccatctgctggttcactccccaaatggccacaatggccagagttgggctggagtgaggagtcaggagcttcttccgggtctcccacatgggtgcaggggcccagggacttgggccatcttccactgctttcccaggccatagcattgagctggatcgaaggaggagcagctgctgggacttgaaccagcacccatatgggattccaatgCTGTAagtggcacctttacctgctatgtcacagcgccagtccccaaaataaacctttaaaatatatttctgactGAAGTTATCCAGCTATTTTATagtcaaaaaaaatgtatggtTTTTATAACATTCTTCATTTTCAGAGTTGGTGAAACTAAGCTACCACCCCATTGATTTTCGATTCTTTCATGTCGCTGTGCTTTGGAGAAAGTAtgcttctgtttttgcttttttatttggcTTTACACTATCCAATTTCCTGGAAGTCAGGAAAttgttagactttttttttaacactgcaACTAGGAAACATAATTTAGACTATGGACTACTCAAATCTGTTTAAAATTACAAGAAGATTACTAGAAATAcgcaatataatataaaatacttaTAATTGGAGAAATAAGGCACATAATATAGTATAATGTCACAAGCATTCATAAAAGACTCATGAGAAGGCAGTTTTCAGAGTCAGAGGTAaggaaatgaatataaatgtacCAAACTCATTATTTTCAATGAGATTCCCATAGTGCTTTACattaaaaatgaaggaatagaGTTATAGTGACAGACTACAATAGTTTCAGTGATCATGGGCATACATGATTTGCTGGGAAAGGGGTTCATGAAGTCAGTTTTACCTACATATGGGAAATTTTAGCCTTTGTTTTTCATAAGCCCTCTCCCCCgcgctgaaaaataaaaaaggaaatattagcaCTGTCTTTCAGAGTATTCCAAAGGAGACCTTCCATTGCAGCCAACATGTGCATTTAATGATTGTTGAATGCTTTGTTAAGGCATCCATTAGTTTCAGCTGTGTTCCTCCATAGGCCTCACTTGCAATAAGCTTTGAGATGAAAGTAAGCACCAGTAAGGTGACTATCAGCCAAAGGATCAGCAGACAATATTCTGATATCCACCCAAGTGATGCCAAATAAGAGctcttaaaagcaaaaagaattttCCTTGCCAAAAGAAACTGTAGCAAATACATGATATTTAAGGTGATGGCCAGGAGTTTGATCTAGAAAGTCattgaaattaataataaaactgtACATTGTCCTTGAGGACTCAGTCGATGCTGATGATTGTCCTCTAAGTGGGTCATAATGTTCTTAAAGGAGCCAACGCTTGTTTTTCAACTATCATAAACAGAAACTTATAATGTACAAATTATTTTCATCTCTTAGAGGATGATTTCATGGTACTTGAAAtattaggaaacatttaagtAATTCCATGATCagtattattttttgaattctatccCCTTACACATCTCTAAAACACCCCTGAATTTCTAATGAAAGCGTCCCAGAGAACTTCACAACTGGCTAGCAGAAACACAAATGCCACAGTGAAATTATACCAAAGCCAAAGATTTCAAAGCCGCAGAGAAGTGAAGTCGAGCATCAGAAAGTCAAAGTGAAGATCTAGCTAAAATTATTCTTAAGATTGGCTTGTACGTGAAAAGATGATGTCCGGGTACCCACTTACAGTTTTATTGAGATTAATATCTAATTGATAAGTTACTTCTTATACACGCACTTGAGTTAGTGAGGAAATTAAAAGGAGTAAGGTGGAGGAACAAAACTGATGAAATCATACAGGAAGAAAATGAGGGCGCCTTTCCACTAAGCTTGTCAGGTAGTGCAAAATAGTGATAGCAGCAGAGAACTGAAACTCTGGAGAGCTATCCACCCCGCGTGTAATAGGGGAGGAAAAATAATTCAGCAGGGAACCAGGAAACAGGAAGTGGGAACAGAGGATGTGACGTCACAGAGCCCTGTTGCCCAACTGTTGCACGGCTTGCGTAGGCGTTTGCCTGAGAGCTACAGGTGAGACTTGACCGTGGGCACCTTCCCTTGCCTTTACATGCTCTGGCAAACCTAAGTTACTGCTGCCTTGGTTAACCGCAGTTCCCCAAACCGTAAAGACAGATCTGAGGAACATGGAAGCTTCTGAGAAGCCGGAGAAGACCGGATGCCCAGCTCAAGACCCTTCCATGTCTTGGAGAAACAAGAGGAAGCGTAAAGGGTACCTGCCTGCAGAGTCTGTGAGAATCCTCCGCGACTGGCTCTACGATCACAGGTTTGATGCATATCCCTCAGAAGCCGAGAAACAAATGCTGTCGGGGCAAACCAATTTGTCTTTACAACAGATCTCAAACTGGTTTATTAATGCTCGCAGACACATTCTTCCGAAAATGCTTGTAGTGGATGGAAACGATCCCAAATGCCAAAAATGCAAGGCCACCGATATATTGTATCAGCTGAGTACTGATCCACGTGTGCAAGCCACGTTGGGGCCCCAAAATCCAAACAAGATACAACACCTATCTCTGAGCCCCTTGCCAGAGGgccaggaatcagaagcaaagctacCGATTCCAGAGTTGGCCCCGTGCAGGAGGTTTATCCTGAAAGTCCCTGCGGAGAAAAAGTTTGAGAATTCCACCAGTGAGTCTTCCCCTTCTCCAGAACTGATGCCGTCAGAGGAATACAAGGACTTCAGCAGCTTCCTGATCCTAGTTGATGTAGCCGTGCAGAAGGCTGCTGAACTGGAGCTACAGAAAGAGCAAAACCATAATCCATAGTTTTCTATGTCCTGGAAAAATCTAAGTATCGTTCCTTCATCTGCTCTGTGTGGGTaggcactttgtgtgtgtgtgtgtgtgtgccgccACTGTTTTGTGTGTCTACCTTTTATAGAGATATCTTCTAGGGGGTTTGTGAGAACTGTTGCTAACTATTGAGACTCTATTAGATGTTTCATTCTTTCCAGATAGAAGACATTGTAGCAAAGATCTTTATTTGTTCTCCTCTCCTAGATTTAAATTCTTCAGTCAGGCTAATACTCTGAAATTAGATACCATGCTGAGACTGGAGAAAAtaatgtggttttcttttttttttttctttttttttttttttttttttttttgcttacctGGCCAAATTTCTTTGTGCCTGTGCCGGCAGTATTACAGATATCAAATGAgtcatcttttctctctctccctgtaagtTTCCGAATTAGCATCAGTGATGGCAAGGAAGGGTTCTATAAAAGACAGGTGTTACCAGCACTGGCCTCATTTTAAAGTTTGAGTTTTTGTAGAATTTCaattgtgcttttctttttacaGTTTGACTGTTTTAAGGAGTAGTTAATCTCTGCAGGGGACTACACATGACACCCAAAGTATAGTGAATTCACCCACATTTGTCACATAGGGTGAACTTtttttgagtgaaccagtgagaagtcttcagtaaagaaaaagaacattccAAAAGGTATTTTTCTGCTGTTGGTTGTTGCTTACTTGGTTTAGAGAATACTTTTCGTTGGTTTGGTTTTAATCATCTACATCAGATGAGGAAGATAAtcataataaaatctaaaaagcaGAAAACTGACAAAATTTCCTGAAGAAACCAGAGGaagataatttgaaaagaaaaaaaaaagggaataaatCTATAACatgttagaaaaaaagaaagtaaactcGGGAATTCCATTGTTTTGACCTTtctaatacattttcttttttcttttaaaacgtTTAGACTCATAGGAGCTGAGCTGGGAATGCGGAAAGCTGCGGGAAGCTCCCACATGAAAATAATCTTGTCTTATAAAGGCAACTTTTCCTACAGCCTTAGCACAGGTGTGTTTTCAATAGGAACAGATAGATATTTCTCCAGAAAGCTGCAATTTAGCTTTCTGATTTTAGGGAGTTAAAACCTGAGGAATATGTAGCTAGTAACTAAACTAGACTCTTAGCCTCATTTCATCCTCCTGCCTTCAAATGAAATAGGTTGTGTTTGATCTCTACTTCTAggcccaatctttttttttttttttacattgctaTCTACTTACTGACACATCTCAATCAAAGATACCATATCTTCTTTAAGCATTTCAGAGCAATAGTCAGGTTATTGCTCTGTATAAGTTTTCATGTAACCAGGAAGGAAACAAGGTCCACCATACCAAACTGCTATTCGTGAGAGAGATTAAAGTGAAAATGAGTTCAGGTTTTTAAGGTAGGTGTGGATTAAGGAGGATTTAGAAGCTAAAAAGACAGTAGCATTCATTGTAACCTTACTGATGTGGGCCCCTTAAAGACTCAAGGAAACTATTTTTACAAACTGTTTCTTACATAGCCTGGATAAGGCCGTATTTTTTTGCATATGGAAGCATTGGGGGCTCTTTTTAAGGAAATGAAGGTTGCCGGACTCTTACTATTTTGTGTAATTTCTATATCTGACAGGTGTTGGGAGCAGGCTTTTCTTTAGTTCAGTTGAAAATGCAATGCTAGTACTGGAGTCTGAAAAAAGAAGTTTCTTCTTATTCACCTTCTTCTAAATTGTCTCTGGAGACTGAGTCCAAGTtggattattataaaataattattgtagAACCTGTTCTGAGGATAACGTGTTGGGATGACTGTGGATTTTCTCCATTTCCATCGTGTACTATTTAATGGTGTATTATGGGATGTAGCTGTGTTCTACTTTTAACTGCATTATGTGCAAATATAGTGGATATAGCAATTTGGTTTTCCTGCACTACAAACATGGAGAAGACGCAGGTTTTAGTTAAATTAAGTCTGTGAAAGAACTTTTATTGTGGTcatttttgtcaaatgttttatttttatataaaaagataaCTTGTGTTTATCATTCCTACAGGCTTTCACCACTATGAATTTGCAACTTTACTATGCTTGTTCTTTTCTGGGAGAAAAGCTTAGAAATCTTTAGTCTACTTCACTCAGTGGAGAGAAATGGGGACAATTTTCTAAGAAAACTACATTTTAGCAACCTAACCACCAATTATGTTTTGAGTTGAAGAACTACCTAAAGCCTGACAAAGagtatatttataacatcatgatCTTGTAGAAGTGGAAAGGTTAAGATAGCATGAGAAAACAACTTGGCAGGGTTATTTTATTAAGAAAGGTACATTTCTGTTGATGTCTTTGGAATGAGGGAAGTATAACATACAGAGATTTaggatgaatgagaaattcatgaGATGACTCTAACAAAGAATAAGGCATTATTAGTTATGAATGAAGTTGCCCTGTTCAGTGATTTCTCTCTGTGAAGTGGTATAGCAGTGGGACACATCAATATATGCCCTAAGAATTGcttattaaaattatgtttagagATATCTATGTGTTAATCCTCAAGAATAGGAGCACATTTATAAACAATTTAGTTGTAAAGAATAAGCACTCTTGTGCTTTTTCATATATCTCAAGAGCATAGCTTGGAATATCAGGAATTTATGAGGCCTAGAATACCTTGTACATTTCTTATAACATGCTATAATATATGTATTCCATCTTTGGAAGGACAACATGGGACTTGGAGTCTCCTGGATATTTTATTCAATGAAGACTAACATAAAGAATATATTATTTAGTCTATCTACTAATTTCATCAGCCAGCAAGGGCACACTTTGTGTACCATGAAAAAGTCATTCCAGTAAGTTTCCTTTAGATACTTAAGGTATCTGTTTTTGATTTTCAATTATTTCCCAACTCTCTTATCTATAATATAGCAAGGATTTAGACAATTTTATTACtactcattttgaaaaaaaaattttgttacgTGTTCATTAATAAAAAATCTGAGAccttttgtctttctttgttCATTATGGTATAATAAGGACAGTCAGAGTGAGGTAACATGGAGTTTATCAGCATTTCCCAGATTATTAAAGAGTTAATATCCTTTGAAGCAGGTAAAAATGTAAACTGAAGGTAGATTAAAGAATGTGATTTTtcacataaaaacaaatacaattagggccagcattgtggcacagaggattaagccactacatgcaacacaggcatcccatgtgagcaccagccagttcgagtcctagctgttttgcttcccatccagcttctttctaatgcacctggaaaagcaggggaagatggcccaagtccttgggtccctgtcacccacatgagtgacccaGGTatagtttcaggctcctgactttggcctggtccagccctggccattgcagccatttgaggaggcaACCAGTGGActgaaaatctctgtttctctccctctctctctgtcactctgcctttcaaataaataagtctttaaaaaagaagaaagggaatacCAATGTATTTGATCATTTAAGTAATTATAGAAGATTGTGTTTTTAGAACCTCATGATATGGTACACATTGAAATGTAtaagacttaaaaaaatcaaaaataactaAGCCAAAGTAAATTTCAGAGAAAAGGTAAAATTCAATGGAATAAATCACTAAAGATAAAAACCACAAGGTGAAACAAGGCCTTTTATGATATGGTTTTGCTACCACTTGAATTGGGATGATGTCAGGCTGGATAAGCCATAAATCCAATCAGAGTGACTTAATGCtttcaataaaacacaaattggAAATATGATAAATGTTTTAGAATATATCCCCAATTTGGACCAATTTGGAGCTCTTTACATTTTCATTAAGTTTTTGTTTTAGCAATTTTTATTAGCTCAATGATAATTGTTTTATGTGGACCTTTAAATTTTGCAGttctccatagccctggcaactcatgactagagcctagggagattactgacgccatgaacaggagtgtcaaattgttaagtcagcaacaggagtcactgtgtacttacaccccatgcgggatctgtccctaatgtgtcgtctaaagccaagtgatgctatgactggtactgaaacagtatttttatactttgcgtttctgtgtgggagcagactgatgaggtctttgctaattatatactgaagtgatcttctgtatataaagagaattggaaatgaaaaaaaaaaaaaaaacaaaaaacaacctggtgttaaaatggaaatggcatagaaaattaattattttgaaaaaaaaattatgtaggatctctgtctttaatgtgctgtacattgctatttaatgctataattagtaatccaatggtagttttttcactcgatgttgctatatgggcaaaatgttgaaacctttacctaatatatactaaatggatcttctgtatacaaagagaattgaaaatgaatctttacatgaatggaaggggaaagggagcgggaggggggagggttgcgggcgggagggaagttatgggaggggggaagccattgtaacccacaagctatactttggaaatttatattcattaaataaaagtttaataaaaaaaaaaaaagaagaaggaaataacTGTATCAGTTTTCCTGCAAATACAGTCTTTTGTCAAattttcaaactttgttttaaatctttgtcaatgGATCTGGCACTGTGGGTTGAGCCTCCGTCTgcactgccaacatcccatatgggcactggtttaagtcctggctgctccacttctgactgagttccctgctaatgtgcctggaagggcagcggaggatggcccaagtgcttgggcccctggacccatgtcagggacccggaggaagttcctggctcctggctttggcctggctcagtctggccagtgcggccatttggggagtgaaccagcagagggagaatctctctgtctctgtctgtcttgtctctctcatctctctctctctctctctctctctctctctctctctctctcattctttctctgtaacacaacatttcaaataaagaaatctttataaataaataaataaatcagtaaatctgtCAAACAgataggaattatatactactatagatTTGTTAAAATTTTGACGGTAATTACATACATTAGCCCTTCCCATCTCATTTCTGTTATAGATTTTTCATTTGCTAGTCTGTATTTTGTCTTTTGAAGCTGGTTCTTTGTTTCTTGCCGGCACATGCCAACCCTTTGATTGTGTATGCTGATCTCATACCCAGTTATTTTTCTGAAGTCTCTTATTAATTGGTATGTGTTTTTTGGATTATATTGGATTATCTCTGTGTACAATAGTGTCATCCACATATATTAATGGTTTTCTGCTTGGAAGTTGATCTGTAtggctaaaaaattaaataaaagattataatAAATaagcttaattaaaaaaaaattttgcagttCTAAAAGATAATAATAGGTGGCCATTTTTTTTCCACCAGATATTGTATATATTACAGCTTGCAATTCCTTATTATACTAATGGTTAACAAAATTTGCTTTTATAGGATAATTGTTACATAACAGGTCTTCTATATGAAAATCCTGACCCAAGATTAATGAACGCTTTGGTTTGCtatataacattaaaaattgttatttattattgCTGTTACAATCCCTTTGAAATGCTGAAATTCCTTCATTACTATAATAAAGATAGCTTTAAAATCTTGAAATTCTTAGCTTTTGAAGAGATACTGTATAGTTTGACTCAAACTATTGAAATCAGTAATAATTTCTATAGgtgataacaacaacaacaaaaaaccctgctCTTGGTGCATGCTATGGCAAACTAAATATAAAGTACTTATATGAACATTAATTGCTAACGCTATAACATAAATTTCGAAGGTTTTGctcttaaaaaatatatccccAGCTACCTAAATTTTTACCAGCTAATCATTGCTTTGTACAATATGCATATAAAAAGTCAAGAATATTAATAAGAATCTAACAGGTAAGCAAATTTGTATTAAATTGGAATAGCAATGCTCAACTATAAAGTATACtgttaataaaaatatctaaGGTGGTGATAGGAATTCTTTGACATCCTCTTCTTTGCCTGGTACATGTTAAGTAGAATCTGTTACACAAAGCAGCAGTCATGTGTTTGatgccaggtgtgtgtgtgtgaggatacaagaatacaaaaaaaaaaaaatagaaaaatacaataaaaacaagcttTACAACTAAGTCAGGGCACTTTATCAATAAAATCTACACTGTGAATACAGCTCAGTTTATAAAATACCCATGAGATTTTTGCATACAATGACTAGCTTGTAAAAATATTacagaagaattttaaataaaatcattttaatgattGAGCCAAATATATCTGGATTTTGTGGTACCAAGAGACTGTAAAATTATCTATTGTGGGTATACGTGATCTTAGAACATaatataaaagttattttttcctGATAAAATATTGTATGATTTTGAAAGTACCTGGAAGAAAAAGACTAGGATTTTATTAGGTCAAGTGATAAATTGACTAGATACAAAATCCTGAGGTAGTTCCGTTAAATATGAACTGTAACATAGAcaaattttaaatgcattaaatCAATTACCATATATGATAATTTAGGGAGATGGTATAGCTTTCCAGGAAAATTGCATACTTTTCCAGGAAAATTACTATAAAATCTAATGACCTATTTTAAGTGCCTCTGATGAGTCTTGCTTACATTTCAGACCTCGCTCTAATCATCCCGAGTCAGAtgcggttaatcctctgccaccCCAACATTAAAAGAATGTAGGTAGAATTCTTAATCATACAGGTAATGAATTAGGTTATCTATAAATCTCAGCTGCTTCCAGTTAACAGACCTGAGACTCTGCCCAGTGACTCTCCCTCAGATACAATGCTATTCTGGTCTTTAGTAAGTAATTTGGGATGgtagaacaaaatatttttgccATAAAATGAAAACCTTATGACTTATCTGTTAACGGTAACAACAATGGAGCTTCATTGTTAAGGGTAAAGTCTTGTGAACGTCTAGCTTGTGTGTTTCAGTATGGAACATGTGCAGTGTTGAATGTATTACCCATCACAACAGTTTCTCAGACTGGATAAATTATATTCCTCAGTTGGGTAGTACCAAGGTAATTCTGTTGCCATATGTTGTGCCAGAGAGGTACTGCTGTGACAGGGTGCATTTTCAatgatgtgtgtctgtgtgatgcCCATTGTCTTCCTCCTCTACAGAAATGCCAGTCCTACAAAGTTTGATGTATTTCAAGATAAAACCCTGCCAGAGATAGAAATTTCAATGCACATAAAACTAGCATTTCAAGTTAGAGCAGGGTCCCCTTGCCATTATTAGAAATcctcaggccagcgccatggctcactaggctaatcctctgcctgtggcaccagcactccgggttctagtcccggttgaggcgccgggtgctagtcccggttgctcctcttccagtccagctctctgctgtggcccaggaaggcagtggaggatggctcaagtgcttgggccctgcacctgcatgggagactgggaggaagtacctggctcctggcttcgggttggcgcagcgccagccgtagcggccatttgggggtgaaccaacagaaggaagacctttctctctctctctctctaactcactcactaactctgcctgtca
Coding sequences within it:
- the TGIF2LX gene encoding homeobox protein TGIF2LX produces the protein MEASEKPEKTGCPAQDPSMSWRNKRKRKGYLPAESVRILRDWLYDHRFDAYPSEAEKQMLSGQTNLSLQQISNWFINARRHILPKMLVVDGNDPKCQKCKATDILYQLSTDPRVQATLGPQNPNKIQHLSLSPLPEGQESEAKLPIPELAPCRRFILKVPAEKKFENSTSESSPSPELMPSEEYKDFSSFLILVDVAVQKAAELELQKEQNHNP